The genomic window GGAGAGAGGAAACACGGTGGTGGTTATAGAGCATAACCTTGACGTGATAAAGTGTGCGGATTGGGTTATAGACCTTGGTCCAGAGGGAGGAGAAAGGGGAGGCTATGTGGTGGCGGTGGGAACTCCAGAGGACATAGCACAAAACCCAAACTCTTACACAGGACAGTATCTGAAAAAGCTTTTAGAGCCTCAAGGTGTAAAGGCATATAATTAAAAACACTATGCTGAGCTACGAAGTTTACAAAATTCTTGAAGAAGAGTTAGGCAGGGAGAAGGCGGACAAGGTGGCAAGGATTTTAGAAGTAATCCTGAAAGCCATAGAAGAGAAGGTCAAGGAGCAAAAGCCTATTCTCAAAGCGGAGATAAAGGAGGAGCTTACAAAGGGGTTGGTAACCAAAGAAGAGTTTCATGGAGAGCTTAAGGCACTGAGGCTTGAGTTAGAGAGAAGGATAGACAGGCTTGAGGTTTACCTTAAGGTTCTCATAGTGCTTGTGATACTTGGTTTGACGCTCCTAAACCCTGCCTTTTTGGATTTAATAAAGTCCATATTTGGCTCAAAATGAAGAAGCAAGTGGCGGTTATTGGCTCTTCTTCTGCAAAACCAGAGGAGGAAGAATACATTTTTGCATACAGGCTTGGCAAAGAAATTGCAAAAAGAGGCTTTGTGGTGGTTTGTGGAGGGCGTGGGGGTGTTATGGAGGCGGTGTGTAAAGGTGCTAAGGAAGAGGGAGGTCTCACCGTAGGCATTCTGCCCTCTTACGAAGGGGAAGAGGCAAACCCTTACGTGGATATAAGGATAAGAACTGGCATGAGTTGGAACAGAAACCCTCTGGTGGTGGCAAGCGGTGATGTGGTGGTTGCAATAGGTGGCAATTGGGGGACGCTTTCTGAGATTGCCTACGCTCTTATTCTCAAAAAACCCATAATAGGCTACAAAACCCACAAGATTGAGGGGCTAACACAGGCAAATAGCCTTGAGGAAATTCTCCTATTTCTTGACAAAAATCTCAGTTGAAATCTTCTCTCAACAGACCATATTTATACAGGAGGGTCAAAGATGGAGAAGGAAGTTTTCTTCTTGGAAGACCTGCTTTTTAAAAGCACCGCTCAGGAAATAGAGGAAAGATACCAAGAGGTATTACAACTCTATGCTCACGACCCAGAGATACTCAATATAGCCAAGAGTATAAAGGGCATGTGTGATTACATAATGAAAACTTACAAGGAGATACCAAACCCAGAAAAGAAGTTGGACGAAAGCCTATACACGACCCTCTACCAAGTGCTAAAGGACCTTAGCATAACCCTTTATGACCTCTCTATAGCAGAGGGCGAACAGATATACTACGTTTTGTCCTCCGCTTACCAGAAGCTCAACGGTGCTAACAACCTACTGGAGAGGCTCGTCTAATCTCCTTAGGAAACAAGCACCAAGAAGAAGGCAGAAGAAGGAATAATACAGCCAAACAAGAAACAAAAGGGGTGAGCCAATTACACTATACAGCGGGCTTGCACTTATCAGCTTTATGACCACTATAGAAAAGACCTTGTTGAGTATGAAAAGCA from Hydrogenobacter sp. T-8 includes these protein-coding regions:
- a CDS encoding TIGR00725 family protein; this translates as MKKQVAVIGSSSAKPEEEEYIFAYRLGKEIAKRGFVVVCGGRGGVMEAVCKGAKEEGGLTVGILPSYEGEEANPYVDIRIRTGMSWNRNPLVVASGDVVVAIGGNWGTLSEIAYALILKKPIIGYKTHKIEGLTQANSLEEILLFLDKNLS